In Clostridium swellfunianum, a genomic segment contains:
- a CDS encoding ABC transporter substrate-binding protein encodes MKKLIALTLTVMMASTAVACGKTASSTQGAGNSSASSENVTIKVSTWDLSANPSIKNVADAFTKAHPNIKVDLMDIQSADYTQKLNIMLNGGSDLDAFWIKDADTTKGLFDKGQLADLTPYIEKDKVDLKAYNGLAENFKMPSGQIVGLPARTDYYVLYYNKDIFDAARVPYPTNDMTWENFEATAKKITSGEGANKKYGALLHTWNACVQNWGVQDGKHTILDTDYSYFKPYYEMALRMQNTDKTIMDYGTLKTGQIHYSSPFLTGKVGMMPMGTWFMTTIASKIKSGESKVNWGVATLPHGKDVPAGYTVGAATPLSINKASKKQAAAWEFVKFTTSDEGAKIYADAGAIPGRANAETLKSIANMSGMPQGLGDALAVKKITPDRPIADRVAEVNKMLDEEHSLIMLGQKKLDDVIAEMGARSKQLQGK; translated from the coding sequence CATCCACTCAAGGAGCAGGTAATTCGTCTGCATCTTCTGAGAACGTAACCATCAAAGTCTCCACATGGGACTTAAGCGCAAACCCATCAATTAAAAATGTAGCCGATGCATTTACGAAAGCTCATCCAAATATCAAGGTTGATCTTATGGATATTCAAAGCGCCGATTATACCCAGAAACTTAATATCATGCTTAATGGCGGCAGCGATCTTGACGCATTCTGGATAAAAGATGCGGATACAACTAAAGGACTTTTTGACAAAGGACAGCTTGCCGATTTAACTCCATACATTGAAAAGGATAAAGTTGATCTTAAGGCATATAATGGCCTTGCAGAAAACTTTAAAATGCCAAGTGGGCAGATAGTAGGTTTGCCTGCACGTACCGATTACTATGTATTGTATTACAATAAAGATATTTTTGATGCCGCAAGAGTTCCTTATCCAACAAACGATATGACATGGGAGAATTTTGAAGCTACTGCTAAGAAAATTACTTCTGGTGAAGGAGCTAATAAAAAGTATGGTGCACTTCTTCACACCTGGAATGCCTGTGTACAAAACTGGGGCGTACAGGATGGCAAACATACTATTCTTGACACCGATTACAGCTATTTTAAACCGTATTATGAGATGGCTTTACGTATGCAAAATACGGACAAGACAATCATGGATTATGGAACACTTAAAACAGGACAGATTCATTACTCAAGTCCCTTCCTTACAGGAAAAGTGGGCATGATGCCTATGGGTACCTGGTTTATGACAACTATAGCTTCAAAAATAAAAAGCGGTGAAAGTAAAGTAAACTGGGGCGTAGCAACACTACCTCATGGTAAGGATGTCCCTGCCGGCTACACAGTTGGTGCTGCAACTCCTCTTTCTATAAATAAAGCATCTAAAAAGCAGGCTGCTGCGTGGGAATTTGTAAAATTCACTACAAGCGATGAAGGCGCAAAGATCTATGCTGACGCAGGCGCTATTCCTGGCCGCGCTAATGCAGAAACGCTTAAATCTATAGCTAATATGAGTGGTATGCCTCAAGGTCTAGGTGACGCCCTTGCTGTTAAAAAGATCACCCCAGACCGTCCAATAGCAGACCGTGTAGCTGAAGTTAACAAAATGCTTGACGAAGAACATTCGCTTATAATGCTTGGGCAAAAGAAACTTGATGATGTTATTGCAGAAATGGGTGCCCGCAGCAAGCAATTGCAGGGGAAATAA
- a CDS encoding carbohydrate ABC transporter permease — protein MQTAKSTKKGLSLNTRNTLIGMSFILPNFIGFCLFIMIPVVFSFVLSFAKWDGFNAIQFIGFSNFTAIFKDRIFWEALRHTGIYTVFSVLLSMAGALGLAVLLNKKIRGVNFFRSAVFFPYVASIVAVGAVWNAMFMKDGGPINAFLHLIGVQNPPGWFASVTWALPAVIIVSVWKNVGYFMIIYLAALQDIPCELYEAGDMDGASKWRQFWSITFPMLTPAHFFVFMMLTINSFKVFDLIFVLTDGGPGTATKMLANYIYDQSFVSWNYGTASAASIILFLIVGCITLVQFRVEKKLNFK, from the coding sequence ATGCAAACGGCCAAATCCACCAAAAAAGGTTTGTCGCTCAATACGAGGAATACACTCATTGGCATGTCGTTTATTTTGCCAAATTTTATTGGCTTTTGTTTGTTCATTATGATCCCTGTGGTATTTTCATTTGTACTTAGTTTTGCCAAATGGGACGGCTTTAATGCCATTCAGTTTATAGGCTTTTCAAACTTTACTGCAATTTTTAAAGACCGTATATTCTGGGAGGCACTGAGGCATACTGGTATTTACACGGTTTTTTCAGTTTTGCTAAGTATGGCCGGTGCACTTGGTTTAGCGGTATTACTAAATAAAAAAATACGCGGTGTTAACTTCTTCCGTAGTGCTGTATTTTTTCCTTATGTTGCTTCGATAGTGGCTGTGGGTGCGGTGTGGAACGCAATGTTTATGAAAGATGGAGGTCCTATAAATGCTTTCCTGCACCTAATAGGGGTTCAAAACCCTCCAGGATGGTTTGCCAGTGTAACATGGGCTTTGCCGGCGGTTATTATTGTAAGTGTGTGGAAAAATGTAGGATACTTTATGATTATATATTTAGCTGCATTGCAGGATATTCCGTGCGAATTATATGAAGCAGGCGATATGGACGGCGCATCAAAATGGAGACAGTTTTGGAGTATTACATTCCCGATGCTCACCCCGGCCCATTTCTTTGTATTTATGATGCTTACAATAAACAGCTTTAAAGTATTTGATCTTATATTCGTTCTTACAGACGGCGGACCTGGTACGGCAACGAAAATGCTGGCTAATTATATATATGATCAGTCCTTCGTATCCTGGAACTATGGTACAGCAAGCGCTGCATCAATAATTTTATTCCTTATAGTTGGCTGCATTACACTAGTGCAG